Proteins co-encoded in one Haloarcula pelagica genomic window:
- a CDS encoding carbonic anhydrase, with protein MNEVLVDLLARNAEHAETFQARFGDVQDAQHPEAVTVCCSDSRVLQDHIFGNDEPGHLFTCGNIGNRVVQRTASGEAVSGDVLYPLAHTGTKTAVVVGHTGCGAVTATYDELTEGLSEPPGIEHCLSLLEPHLEPGVEALPDDVGRAGAINRLVEYNVDRQVEFLVASDDVADDVDVVGAVYDFQDVYSDRRGEVHVINVGGETDVATLREQYPEIEGRIRRLWEY; from the coding sequence ATGAACGAGGTACTGGTCGACCTACTCGCTCGCAACGCCGAGCACGCCGAGACGTTCCAGGCGCGGTTCGGCGACGTGCAGGACGCCCAACATCCCGAGGCAGTCACCGTCTGTTGTTCCGACTCCCGGGTCCTCCAGGACCACATCTTCGGCAACGACGAACCCGGCCACCTCTTTACCTGTGGAAACATCGGGAACCGGGTCGTCCAGCGGACCGCGTCGGGCGAGGCCGTCTCCGGTGACGTGCTCTATCCGCTCGCACACACCGGGACGAAGACCGCCGTCGTCGTCGGCCACACCGGTTGCGGGGCCGTCACGGCGACCTACGACGAGCTCACCGAGGGACTCTCGGAACCGCCGGGGATCGAACACTGTCTCAGCCTGCTCGAACCCCACCTCGAACCCGGTGTCGAGGCGCTACCCGACGATGTGGGCCGTGCGGGCGCGATCAATCGGCTCGTCGAGTACAACGTGGATCGGCAAGTCGAGTTCCTCGTCGCGAGCGACGACGTGGCCGACGATGTCGATGTCGTCGGTGCCGTCTACGACTTCCAGGATGTCTACAGCGACCGTCGTGGCGAAGTCCACGTGATCAACGTCGGCGGCGAGACCGACGTGGCGACCCTCCGCGAGCAGTACCCCGAAATCGAGGGGCGAATCCGCCGTCTCTGGGAGTACTGA
- a CDS encoding arsinothricin resistance N-acetyltransferase ArsN1 family B, translating into MVEIRLAGPADAPACREIYAPFVRDSAITFETELPGEAAFAERLSETLEQHPWLVCEHDGRVLGYAYASPHRSRGAYKWAVESSVYVAENARRCGVAGGLYQSLFAVLERQGYRNVYAGITVPNPPSTALHDAMGFDRVGTYEDVGYKHGEWHDVEWWARSLRDDDEPPSAPIPIPELDSDAVASALATGTNALSL; encoded by the coding sequence ATGGTCGAAATACGGCTTGCCGGACCAGCCGACGCGCCGGCCTGTCGCGAGATCTACGCACCGTTCGTCCGGGACAGCGCGATCACCTTCGAGACCGAGCTCCCCGGCGAAGCGGCGTTCGCCGAACGCCTCTCAGAGACGCTGGAACAGCACCCCTGGCTCGTCTGCGAACACGACGGTCGCGTCCTGGGGTACGCCTACGCCAGCCCGCACCGAAGCCGGGGCGCCTACAAGTGGGCGGTCGAATCCTCTGTCTACGTCGCCGAGAACGCCCGGCGCTGCGGGGTCGCCGGCGGCCTCTACCAGTCACTGTTTGCCGTGTTGGAACGCCAGGGGTACCGCAACGTCTACGCCGGGATCACCGTCCCGAACCCGCCGAGTACGGCACTGCACGATGCCATGGGGTTCGACCGCGTCGGTACCTACGAGGACGTGGGCTACAAACACGGGGAGTGGCACGACGTAGAGTGGTGGGCACGCTCGCTCCGGGACGACGACGAGCCGCCGTCGGCGCCGATACCGATCCCCGAACTGGACAGCGACGCGGTCGCGTCGGCCCTCGCGACCGGGACGAACGCGCTCTCACTGTGA
- a CDS encoding sugar O-acetyltransferase: MPSEKEKMLAGERYDPSDPELVAERERARELVRAYNRTDPGAGDRRRDLLDELFGSVGESTVVEPQFRCDYGTQIHVGDGFFANFGCVFLDVCRIEFGDRCLLGPGVHVYTATHSLDPAERAAGIEYGKPVTVGDDVWIGGRAVLNPGVTVGDRSVVASGAVVTEDVPAGVVVRGNPATVVREIES; the protein is encoded by the coding sequence ATGCCCTCGGAGAAGGAGAAGATGCTGGCAGGCGAGCGGTACGACCCGAGCGATCCCGAACTGGTCGCCGAGCGCGAGCGAGCACGCGAACTGGTCCGTGCGTACAACCGGACCGACCCCGGCGCGGGCGACCGGCGGCGGGACCTGCTCGACGAGCTGTTCGGGTCGGTCGGCGAGTCGACCGTCGTCGAACCACAGTTCCGCTGTGACTACGGCACCCAGATCCACGTCGGCGACGGCTTCTTCGCGAACTTCGGCTGCGTGTTCCTCGATGTCTGTCGGATCGAGTTCGGCGATCGGTGTCTGCTGGGGCCGGGCGTCCACGTCTACACGGCGACACACTCGCTCGACCCGGCCGAACGCGCCGCCGGCATCGAGTACGGCAAGCCCGTGACCGTCGGCGACGATGTCTGGATCGGCGGCCGGGCGGTCCTGAATCCGGGCGTGACGGTCGGTGACCGCAGCGTCGTCGCCTCGGGCGCGGTCGTCACCGAAGACGTTCCCGCGGGCGTCGTGGTCCGGGGGAACCCGGCGACGGTCGTCCGCGAGATCGAGTCGTAA
- a CDS encoding CopG family ribbon-helix-helix protein, which yields MRTSFNIPDETVAEFDRVWEEQGLDNRSRAVREAMREYIEAHSRFDEQSGEVVALLGFDYRHHDVIESLHTVQHEYQDVILNTSHTHQGEWCLESLFCRGPAGRVRALTNRLRDFDAVGRVKVMMIRDD from the coding sequence ATGCGAACGAGTTTCAACATTCCCGACGAGACGGTGGCGGAGTTCGACCGCGTCTGGGAGGAGCAGGGCCTCGACAACCGCTCGCGGGCGGTCCGTGAGGCGATGCGTGAGTACATCGAAGCCCACTCCCGGTTCGACGAGCAGTCCGGCGAGGTCGTGGCGCTCCTGGGTTTCGACTACCGGCATCACGATGTCATCGAGTCCCTGCACACCGTCCAACACGAGTATCAGGACGTGATTCTGAACACGAGTCACACCCACCAGGGCGAGTGGTGTCTGGAGTCGCTGTTCTGTCGCGGCCCGGCGGGACGGGTCCGGGCGCTGACGAACAGACTGCGTGACTTCGACGCCGTCGGTCGGGTCAAAGTGATGATGATACGCGACGACTGA
- a CDS encoding DMT family transporter: protein MRFRNATLFVALAVAWGSAFTAIKAGLDYFPPVLFAAFRYDLAGLLMLGYAVYATDRWRPRSRPEWTLVGVGGLFMIAAYHALLFVGELGVSSAVAAIVVSLSPVLTTAFARVFLPEERLTVVGVVGLLVGFVGVVVLSNPGRGALVTSRTVSLFLVFLAAAAFALGSVLTRRVEAELPIETMEAWSMLLGAALMHVASLAIGESVAAVRWEPRGLFALAYLVVVASALGFLIYFDLLERLGPIEINLVSYAAPIVAAITGVLFLPEELTAATVAGFALIFAGFILLKRDAIRDELLGAGRTAGERH, encoded by the coding sequence ATGCGCTTCAGGAACGCAACACTGTTCGTCGCGCTGGCGGTCGCCTGGGGGAGCGCGTTCACCGCGATCAAGGCCGGGCTGGACTACTTCCCACCGGTGCTGTTTGCCGCGTTCAGATACGACCTCGCCGGGCTCTTGATGCTGGGCTACGCCGTGTACGCGACCGACCGCTGGCGGCCCCGGAGCAGGCCGGAGTGGACGCTTGTCGGCGTCGGTGGCCTGTTCATGATCGCCGCCTACCACGCCCTGCTGTTTGTCGGCGAACTGGGCGTCTCCAGCGCCGTCGCCGCCATCGTCGTGAGCCTCTCGCCGGTCCTCACGACCGCGTTCGCCCGGGTGTTTCTCCCCGAGGAACGTCTCACCGTCGTCGGCGTGGTCGGGTTGCTCGTCGGCTTCGTCGGCGTCGTCGTCCTGAGCAATCCCGGACGGGGCGCTCTAGTGACGAGCCGCACTGTCTCGCTGTTTCTCGTCTTCCTGGCCGCGGCCGCGTTCGCGCTCGGGAGCGTCCTCACCCGCCGTGTCGAGGCCGAACTGCCCATCGAGACGATGGAGGCGTGGTCGATGTTGCTGGGCGCGGCTCTCATGCACGTCGCGAGCCTCGCCATCGGCGAGTCCGTCGCAGCCGTCCGCTGGGAACCGCGGGGACTCTTCGCGCTGGCGTATCTGGTCGTGGTCGCGAGCGCCCTGGGCTTCCTGATCTACTTCGACCTGCTGGAACGGCTCGGCCCTATCGAGATCAACCTGGTCTCCTACGCCGCGCCGATCGTCGCCGCCATCACCGGCGTCCTCTTCCTGCCGGAGGAACTGACAGCGGCGACCGTCGCCGGGTTCGCGCTCATCTTCGCCGGATTCATCCTGCTGAAACGGGACGCGATCAGGGACGAACTCCTCGGGGCGGGCCGGACGGCCGGAGAGCGCCACTGA
- a CDS encoding lysylphosphatidylglycerol synthase transmembrane domain-containing protein: MATTRHRPPLGRRQLAGTALALALIGLLLLGLDTAAVATAIAGSDPTLVAGTVVTALAAQLVWSLTTVTLLTAADSGLPPYRVQLGYLSGTFGKQILPLGTVSGTAIMAYVIAEDLDRQFRDVFAPVAASELLIFGSSLGVAVLGLVGLVADPRAGVGGPMVLALAAGVTLVLVVGVALVAYRRAVLGRAVVGVAGAVHGLVAPVSERLARHTHPDSVAPHVDSFLAGFGAATGDERRIAVGASLAVLGWLTLSLALYSGLAAVGVTVPFALALFLAPASGLATLLPTPGGLGGSEVGLTAVLTLLTGAGAEQAAAGVLLYRLATYWLVLSIGGLATAYLSASIWRVLE, translated from the coding sequence ATGGCGACCACACGGCATCGCCCACCTCTCGGCCGGCGCCAGCTCGCCGGCACCGCGCTGGCGCTGGCGTTGATCGGGCTGTTACTGCTCGGGCTCGACACCGCTGCGGTCGCGACAGCGATCGCCGGTTCCGATCCGACACTCGTCGCGGGCACCGTCGTGACCGCGCTCGCCGCACAACTCGTCTGGAGTCTGACGACGGTGACGCTGCTGACAGCGGCCGACAGCGGCCTCCCGCCGTACCGGGTCCAACTGGGCTACCTCTCCGGGACCTTCGGCAAGCAGATCCTCCCGCTGGGAACGGTCAGCGGCACCGCGATCATGGCCTACGTCATCGCCGAGGACCTCGATCGGCAGTTCAGGGATGTCTTCGCTCCGGTGGCCGCCAGCGAGTTGCTCATCTTCGGCTCCTCGCTGGGCGTGGCCGTGCTCGGCCTCGTCGGCCTCGTCGCCGACCCGCGGGCGGGCGTCGGCGGCCCGATGGTGCTCGCGCTCGCTGCCGGTGTCACGCTCGTCCTCGTCGTCGGCGTCGCGCTCGTCGCGTACCGGCGGGCCGTGCTCGGACGCGCCGTCGTCGGGGTGGCTGGGGCCGTCCACGGGCTCGTCGCCCCCGTCTCCGAGCGGCTCGCCCGGCACACCCACCCCGACAGCGTGGCCCCGCACGTCGACTCCTTTCTCGCGGGCTTCGGGGCCGCGACCGGCGACGAACGGCGGATCGCCGTCGGCGCGTCCCTGGCAGTCCTCGGGTGGCTGACGCTCTCGCTGGCACTGTACTCCGGGCTGGCCGCCGTCGGCGTGACCGTCCCGTTCGCGCTCGCCCTGTTTCTCGCGCCGGCGAGCGGGCTGGCGACACTGCTCCCGACGCCGGGCGGTCTTGGCGGGTCGGAGGTCGGCCTCACTGCCGTCCTCACACTCCTGACGGGGGCGGGCGCCGAACAGGCCGCCGCCGGCGTCTTGCTCTATCGGCTCGCGACCTACTGGCTGGTCCTCTCGATCGGCGGGCTCGCGACCGCGTATCTCTCGGCCTCGATCTGGCGCGTACTGGAGTGA
- the surE gene encoding 5'/3'-nucleotidase SurE, translating into MDDDEPAILLTNDDGIDSTGLQTLYEGLSTVGDVTVVAPAEDQSAVGRAISHEVEVREHELGYVVEGTPTDCVVAGLEALVPETDLVIAGCNRGANLGAYVLGRSGTVSAAVEATFFDVPAIAVSMYIPVREDAAFSDIEANGDSYGEAVRATTYLADHALGAGVFEQCDYLNVNAPVAEWGPADIEITRPSRLYEMDAVHDGDAVTLHDRIWEHMADGDIPDPEGTDRRAVVDGKVSVSPLTAPHTTEHHEALDALAETYDPTD; encoded by the coding sequence ATGGACGACGACGAGCCGGCGATCCTGTTGACGAACGACGACGGCATCGACAGCACCGGGTTGCAGACGCTGTACGAGGGGCTCTCGACGGTCGGTGATGTCACCGTCGTGGCTCCGGCCGAAGACCAGAGCGCCGTCGGGCGGGCCATCTCCCACGAGGTCGAGGTCCGGGAACACGAACTCGGCTACGTCGTCGAGGGGACGCCCACCGACTGTGTCGTGGCCGGGCTGGAGGCGCTGGTCCCCGAGACCGACCTGGTGATCGCCGGCTGTAACCGGGGCGCGAACCTGGGCGCGTACGTCCTGGGCCGCTCTGGCACCGTCAGCGCCGCCGTCGAGGCGACGTTCTTCGACGTGCCGGCCATCGCCGTCTCGATGTACATCCCGGTCAGAGAGGACGCCGCGTTCTCCGACATCGAGGCCAACGGCGACAGCTACGGCGAGGCGGTGCGCGCGACGACGTACCTCGCCGACCACGCGCTCGGTGCCGGCGTCTTCGAGCAGTGTGACTACCTCAACGTCAACGCCCCGGTGGCGGAGTGGGGCCCGGCGGACATCGAGATCACCCGCCCGTCGCGGCTCTACGAGATGGACGCCGTCCACGACGGCGACGCCGTGACGCTGCACGACCGGATCTGGGAGCACATGGCCGACGGCGACATCCCCGACCCGGAGGGCACCGACCGGCGCGCGGTCGTCGACGGGAAGGTCAGTGTCTCCCCGCTGACCGCGCCACACACCACCGAACACCACGAGGCGCTGGACGCGCTCGCGGAGACGTACGACCCGACCGATTGA
- a CDS encoding small ribosomal subunit Rsm22 family protein — MNADTRRQIRENAQYLRSVRPLDPEEIHEYVEGQPHPAVVRRVLREEAFDLAIVEQGDGTFVPAPEEPLSVRFHGVESFPTPYARAVEDLLVEEFGPNWHRGDSGDRLRERIRDIKERYLQGASVEYDRLTALGYAIYHLPDYYATAQYLLADLARDGLLPSRLRVLDVGAGVGGPALGLLDLLPEDGLLDYHAVEPSAAADVLAHLLETAPPHVGTTIHRERAEVFEAEEPFDLILFGNVLSELDDPAATVRRYLDFLAEDGTVLAVAPADRNTAIDLRTTERAVADDGPATVYAPTVRLWPHQRPGGECWSFDRKSDIAVPDIQRRLDDAGGGTGEFVNTDVQYAYSVLRTDGQTRIDISPDRGVHAPMADAETYVTDRVNLLAIKLSPDLSEGEGNPLFLIGDGSEATDHFAVRTDASMLNADLVEADYGDLLSIQNGLVLWNDDEAAYNVVVDGETVVDRAR; from the coding sequence ATGAACGCCGACACACGCCGACAGATCCGCGAGAACGCCCAGTACCTCAGGAGCGTCCGACCGCTCGACCCCGAGGAGATCCACGAGTACGTCGAGGGACAACCCCACCCGGCGGTCGTCCGGCGGGTCCTCCGGGAGGAGGCGTTCGACCTCGCGATCGTCGAGCAGGGAGACGGGACCTTCGTGCCGGCCCCGGAGGAACCGCTGTCGGTCCGGTTCCACGGCGTCGAGTCGTTCCCGACGCCGTACGCCCGCGCCGTCGAGGACCTGCTCGTCGAGGAGTTCGGACCGAACTGGCACCGCGGGGACAGCGGCGACCGCCTCCGCGAGCGTATCCGCGACATCAAGGAGCGGTATCTCCAGGGCGCATCGGTCGAGTACGACCGGCTCACCGCGCTGGGCTACGCGATCTATCACCTCCCGGACTACTACGCGACCGCCCAGTACCTGCTTGCCGACCTCGCCCGTGACGGACTGCTCCCGTCCCGACTCCGGGTGCTGGATGTCGGTGCCGGCGTCGGAGGGCCGGCGCTCGGGCTGCTGGATCTCCTGCCCGAGGACGGGCTGTTGGACTATCACGCCGTCGAGCCAAGCGCGGCCGCCGACGTGCTGGCACACCTCCTGGAGACTGCGCCGCCACACGTCGGGACGACGATCCACCGGGAGCGTGCCGAGGTGTTCGAGGCCGAGGAACCGTTCGACCTGATCCTCTTCGGGAACGTCCTCAGCGAACTCGACGACCCCGCGGCGACGGTCCGGCGATACCTGGACTTCCTGGCCGAGGACGGGACGGTGCTTGCGGTCGCGCCGGCCGACCGCAACACCGCGATCGACCTCCGGACGACCGAACGTGCCGTCGCGGACGACGGCCCAGCGACCGTCTACGCCCCGACAGTCCGGCTCTGGCCCCACCAGCGGCCCGGCGGCGAGTGCTGGTCGTTCGACCGCAAATCCGACATCGCGGTCCCCGACATCCAGCGCCGGCTGGACGACGCCGGCGGCGGGACCGGCGAGTTCGTCAACACCGACGTGCAGTACGCCTACAGCGTCCTCAGAACGGACGGGCAGACTCGTATCGACATCTCCCCCGACCGGGGCGTCCACGCGCCGATGGCCGACGCCGAGACCTACGTCACCGACCGGGTGAACCTCCTGGCGATCAAACTGAGCCCGGACCTCTCGGAGGGCGAGGGGAACCCGCTGTTCCTGATCGGCGACGGCAGCGAGGCGACCGACCACTTCGCGGTGCGGACCGACGCCTCGATGCTCAACGCCGACCTGGTCGAGGCCGACTACGGCGACCTCCTGTCGATACAGAACGGGCTGGTCCTCTGGAACGACGACGAAGCGGCCTACAACGTCGTCGTCGACGGCGAGACCGTCGTGGATCGGGCTCGCTGA
- a CDS encoding prephenate dehydrogenase/arogenate dehydrogenase family protein: MNVLVVGAGAMGRWVAGTLRDHADATLAFTDTDQAAAEAAAGAVGGRAVATDTDERFDVVCVAVPMPVARAAIEEYAPLATGAVVDVTGSMREPVAAMREAAPDSERVSLHPLFAPANAPGNVAAVTDADGPTADRLTTALSAAGNTVFETTVEEHDTAMETVQAAAHTAVLAFALAAEDVPESFHTPISAGLADLVDGVTGGDPRVYADIQRTFDGADAVADAARRLADADPEEFARIYEEL; the protein is encoded by the coding sequence ATGAACGTTCTCGTCGTCGGCGCGGGCGCGATGGGGCGGTGGGTCGCCGGGACGCTCCGGGACCACGCCGACGCGACGCTCGCCTTCACCGACACCGACCAGGCCGCCGCCGAGGCCGCTGCCGGGGCCGTCGGCGGCCGCGCCGTCGCGACCGACACCGACGAGCGCTTCGACGTGGTCTGTGTGGCCGTCCCGATGCCGGTCGCGCGGGCCGCGATCGAGGAGTACGCCCCACTGGCGACGGGCGCCGTGGTCGACGTGACCGGCAGTATGCGGGAGCCGGTCGCAGCCATGCGCGAGGCCGCACCCGACAGCGAGCGGGTGAGTCTCCACCCGCTGTTCGCGCCGGCCAACGCACCCGGAAACGTCGCCGCCGTCACGGACGCCGACGGGCCGACAGCCGACCGGCTCACGACCGCCCTCTCGGCGGCCGGCAACACCGTCTTCGAGACGACCGTCGAGGAACACGACACCGCCATGGAGACGGTCCAGGCCGCCGCCCACACCGCCGTCCTGGCGTTCGCGCTGGCCGCCGAGGACGTGCCCGAGTCGTTCCACACGCCGATCTCGGCCGGCCTGGCCGACCTCGTCGACGGCGTCACCGGGGGCGACCCCCGCGTCTACGCCGACATCCAGCGGACCTTCGACGGCGCCGACGCGGTGGCCGACGCCGCCCGCCGGCTGGCCGACGCTGACCCCGAGGAGTTCGCCCGCATCTACGAGGAGCTATGA
- a CDS encoding fumarylacetoacetate hydrolase family protein, with product MKRVRFRDSAGNVRGGRWTVEDGEPVVTAAAGPYGRIAFGDESYDPDEVDILPPCEPTKVVCIGRNYADHADEMAEELPDRPMLFLKAPNAIASHGNTLTLPSGKERIDHEAELGVVIGEQCKNVSESGAMDVVAGYTCVNDISNRDDQNREQNWVRGKAFDNACPIGPLVATPEHVPEDATIECRVNGETRQSSSRDHLIFSIPELIAEITEYMTLEPGDVIATGTPEGVGPLADGDTVEIEIEGVGTLEHSVKIP from the coding sequence ATGAAGCGCGTTCGATTCCGTGACTCCGCGGGGAACGTCCGCGGCGGCCGCTGGACCGTCGAGGACGGCGAGCCTGTCGTCACTGCCGCGGCCGGCCCGTACGGCCGCATCGCCTTCGGGGACGAGAGCTACGACCCCGACGAGGTCGACATCCTCCCGCCCTGTGAGCCCACGAAAGTCGTCTGTATCGGCCGCAACTACGCCGATCACGCCGACGAGATGGCGGAAGAACTCCCGGATCGGCCGATGCTGTTCCTGAAAGCGCCAAACGCGATCGCCTCGCACGGCAACACGCTCACGCTGCCCTCGGGCAAGGAGCGGATCGACCACGAGGCGGAACTGGGCGTGGTCATCGGCGAGCAGTGCAAGAACGTCTCCGAGTCCGGCGCGATGGACGTGGTCGCGGGCTACACCTGCGTCAACGACATCTCGAACCGCGACGACCAGAACCGCGAACAGAACTGGGTCCGCGGGAAGGCCTTCGACAACGCCTGTCCGATCGGTCCGCTGGTCGCGACCCCGGAACACGTCCCCGAGGACGCCACGATCGAGTGCCGCGTCAACGGTGAGACTCGCCAGTCCTCCTCGCGTGACCACCTCATCTTCTCCATCCCGGAACTCATCGCGGAGATCACCGAGTACATGACCCTGGAACCGGGCGACGTGATCGCCACCGGAACGCCCGAAGGCGTCGGGCCGCTGGCGGACGGTGACACCGTCGAGATCGAGATCGAGGGCGTCGGCACGCTCGAACACTCGGTCAAGATCCCCTGA
- a CDS encoding NAD-dependent epimerase/dehydratase family protein encodes MDVLITGAHGTVGTAITDHLGDDDRYNFTLLDVDDAPSPHETAVADVRAYDEIRPHFEGQDAVVHLALIPGTGGPDSRALGWNEPQADNLEGIHNVTEAAVDAGLDSIVFASSNHAVGMVEGRNAPDVYHDRGIVAGHDEPHRPDSRYGLTKSYGEDLGRLAAEAHEISFYGLRLGAIRDPAYDHPYGDAERGVDEGRWERGSDAYEEQVARMKGLWQSRRDLAHMVACCLDDESVEWDHFYGVSGNERRWLDDLEHARETIGYEPQDDGEQWDGPPA; translated from the coding sequence ATGGACGTTCTCATCACTGGCGCACACGGGACCGTCGGGACGGCGATCACCGACCACCTCGGTGACGACGACCGGTACAACTTCACGTTGCTGGACGTGGACGACGCACCGAGCCCTCACGAGACAGCCGTCGCGGATGTCCGGGCGTACGACGAGATCCGCCCGCACTTCGAGGGACAGGACGCGGTGGTCCACCTGGCGCTGATCCCCGGGACCGGCGGCCCCGACTCCCGGGCGCTGGGCTGGAACGAGCCACAGGCCGACAACCTCGAAGGCATCCACAACGTCACCGAGGCGGCCGTCGACGCTGGCCTGGACAGCATCGTCTTCGCCTCCTCGAACCACGCCGTCGGGATGGTCGAGGGACGGAACGCGCCCGACGTGTACCACGACCGGGGTATCGTCGCCGGCCACGACGAGCCACACCGTCCCGACTCCCGGTACGGTCTGACGAAGAGCTACGGCGAGGACCTGGGGCGGCTCGCGGCCGAGGCACACGAGATCAGCTTCTACGGTCTCCGTCTCGGCGCGATCCGGGATCCGGCGTACGACCACCCGTACGGCGACGCCGAACGAGGTGTCGACGAGGGCCGTTGGGAGCGGGGCAGCGACGCCTACGAGGAACAGGTCGCACGCATGAAAGGGCTCTGGCAGTCCCGCCGCGATCTGGCCCACATGGTCGCGTGCTGTCTCGACGACGAGTCGGTCGAGTGGGACCACTTCTACGGCGTCAGTGGCAACGAGCGCCGCTGGCTCGACGACCTCGAACACGCCCGGGAGACGATCGGCTACGAGCCCCAGGACGACGGCGAGCAGTGGGACGGCCCGCCGGCGTGA
- a CDS encoding HVO_0649 family zinc finger protein produces the protein MATNRKGGSSPLARIQNRYEGTKKKCPECGFVDEAGNWDSRTNGGKIVYRHTCPSCDAEREHTFSILG, from the coding sequence ATGGCAACGAACCGTAAGGGCGGCTCGTCACCGCTGGCACGTATCCAGAACCGCTACGAGGGAACCAAAAAGAAGTGCCCGGAGTGTGGGTTCGTCGACGAGGCGGGCAACTGGGACAGCCGGACCAACGGCGGCAAGATCGTCTACCGCCACACCTGCCCGAGCTGTGACGCCGAGCGCGAGCACACGTTCTCGATCCTCGGATAG
- the hisC gene encoding histidinol-phosphate transaminase has product MEPRDLSSHTVYRAGRGIEEVARELGVEPDDLVKLASNENMFGPSPAAVDAIRESAAGMHSYPKASHADLVARVADHWDCEDEQVWLGNGGDGALDCLARAMLDPGQRVLVPDPGFAYYPMSARYHHGTVAEYTLSKADDFAQTAETVLKDYDGERIVYLTSPHNPTGAEFSTDAVREIAEETDEQTLVVVDEAYGEFSDRPSKRSLLDDRDDVAILRTFSKAYGLAGVRIGYALVPESWADAYARINTPFSASELACRAALAAMDDDEHVRKSVETAAWAREYMHDELAADTWESAGNFVLASVGDADAVAEAAQEAGVILRDCSSFGLPECVRITCGTREDTRRAVETLNEILGVTEA; this is encoded by the coding sequence ATGGAGCCACGCGATCTCTCGTCGCACACGGTCTACCGGGCGGGCCGCGGTATCGAAGAAGTCGCCCGGGAACTGGGGGTCGAGCCCGACGACCTCGTGAAACTCGCGTCCAACGAGAACATGTTCGGGCCGAGTCCCGCCGCCGTCGACGCGATCCGGGAGTCGGCCGCCGGGATGCACTCGTACCCGAAGGCCTCCCACGCGGACCTCGTGGCGAGGGTTGCCGACCACTGGGACTGCGAGGACGAGCAGGTCTGGCTCGGGAACGGCGGTGACGGGGCGCTCGACTGTCTCGCCCGGGCGATGCTGGACCCGGGCCAGCGCGTGCTGGTGCCCGATCCCGGTTTCGCCTACTACCCGATGAGCGCCCGCTACCACCACGGGACCGTCGCCGAGTACACCCTCTCGAAGGCCGACGACTTCGCACAGACGGCCGAGACGGTCCTGAAAGATTACGACGGCGAGCGGATCGTCTACCTAACCAGCCCGCACAACCCGACCGGCGCGGAGTTCTCGACGGACGCCGTCCGAGAGATCGCCGAGGAGACCGACGAGCAGACCCTCGTCGTCGTCGACGAGGCCTACGGGGAGTTCTCCGACCGGCCGAGCAAACGATCGCTGCTCGACGACCGCGACGACGTGGCGATCCTCCGGACGTTCTCGAAGGCCTACGGACTGGCGGGGGTCCGGATCGGCTACGCGCTGGTCCCCGAATCGTGGGCCGACGCCTACGCCCGGATCAACACGCCGTTCTCGGCGAGCGAACTCGCCTGCCGGGCGGCGCTTGCGGCGATGGACGACGACGAACACGTCCGCAAGTCCGTCGAGACGGCCGCCTGGGCCCGGGAGTACATGCACGACGAACTCGCGGCCGACACCTGGGAGAGCGCCGGCAACTTCGTGCTCGCGTCGGTCGGCGACGCCGACGCCGTCGCGGAGGCGGCACAGGAGGCCGGCGTCATCCTCCGGGACTGCTCTTCCTTTGGCCTGCCAGAGTGCGTCCGGATCACCTGTGGCACGCGCGAGGACACGCGCCGAGCCGTCGAGACGCTCAACGAGATTCTCGGGGTGACAGAGGCGTGA